One stretch of Pyxidicoccus trucidator DNA includes these proteins:
- a CDS encoding (2Fe-2S)-binding protein, which translates to MTIRVRVNGVEKELEVDPEMPLLWALRDVLGLTGTKYGCGQALCGACTIHLDGQTVRACVTPVRRADGKSVTTIEGLSPDGNHPLQKAWVDMGVPQCGFCQAGQIMCAAALLAKKPKPTDADIDQSLAGNLCRCGTYTRIRAAVKKVAGLSEE; encoded by the coding sequence ATGACGATTCGCGTCCGAGTCAACGGTGTGGAGAAGGAGCTGGAGGTCGACCCGGAGATGCCGCTGCTCTGGGCGCTGCGCGACGTGCTCGGCCTCACCGGCACGAAGTACGGCTGCGGCCAGGCCCTGTGCGGCGCCTGCACCATCCACCTGGATGGGCAGACGGTCCGCGCGTGCGTGACGCCGGTGCGCCGCGCCGACGGGAAGTCGGTGACGACGATTGAAGGGCTGTCGCCGGACGGCAACCACCCGCTGCAGAAGGCCTGGGTGGACATGGGTGTCCCGCAGTGCGGCTTCTGCCAGGCGGGGCAGATCATGTGCGCGGCGGCGCTGCTGGCCAAGAAGCCGAAGCCGACGGATGCGGACATCGACCAGTCGCTCGCCGGCAACCTGTGCCGGTGCGGGACGTACACGCGCATCCGCGCGGCCGTGAAGAAGGTCGCGGGCCTGTCAGAGGAATAG
- a CDS encoding PAS domain-containing protein, with the protein MLGQGASLTDRDAIEGISAEQSRLFLETMVACAPVGLALLDLDFRFIHINDALADMNGLPREAHLGRKLRDVLPELWPFVEPHYRQVLETGQPVLNLEVTGATPKEVGVSRHFQVNYYPVREGTDAVQGIGIAVVEITESKRSHQALRASEQRYRSLVEAMAQTVWTTNSRGELLEPAPRWLAFTGQTHGAHLGLGWLDAIHPSDRTRFVTEWAAALETRDPYQGELRLGFHDGSYRAVVVRSVPVFDDAGLVREWISTAEDITERKHAEDELRRTTEALRQSDQRYRTFMSQSTEGIWRMEIAPPIDTQLPEDAQVHALLRQGAIAEVNDVMARMTGCQAARELVGTTLHQLVLRLTHSEDAVDAAVRPFVRHGYRLEDVETRQVDADGVERVRLANLIGVVEQGRLVRVWGTQHDVTEQVRAKEALEQSREVVRMREHQLRAITDALPALVAYVDTQERYVFCNRAFQSWFGLDPEELAGQPVRVSAGEMGYAHLKDWMRKALAGETVHYESALTLRDGRMLHVQSTYVPTRTPQGAVKGFVALIHDITERKRAEAAVEAERARLYDVLMNVPASIALLSGPEQRFSMLNPIFRQLASGMDLTGQSLRELVKRNRNGEEYSRALQQVYESGKPFSMKELSMWLDSHEDGTRQERFFNIAYLPLRDADGRVDSVMSYSVDVTAQVQARRKVEELAAHLSNQQQWLESVLDRIPVAFLLMEPGTGRALFANQAAHQMAGGRFPLGVPSEDYDGAYRLTDEAGNPIPTDQIPGVRASRGERFRQIPVVWHAPVGRYSLVTDSELLPAMHGHPATVLLALQDVTRLKQTEARLQEAVRLRDEFLTVASHELKTPLTPLQIKLQGLAREARAKVPLARLRERVLSTAESASMQVRKLTALINDLLDVTQLTGETLSLQRERVDLADVLHEAAEQLRSQAAHVGSDIVVQAPEPVVGWWDRHRLEQVVRGLLSNAIKYGPGRPVVLTVSRLKERAHLTVRDEGIGISPENLSRIFEKFGRAVSARNYGGLGLGLFISRCIVEAHQGTLRAESQPGQGATFTVELPLAMDGRPPAATMH; encoded by the coding sequence GTGTTGGGACAGGGCGCGAGCTTGACGGACCGGGATGCCATCGAGGGGATCTCCGCGGAACAGTCCCGACTGTTCCTGGAGACCATGGTGGCGTGTGCCCCCGTCGGCCTCGCCCTCCTCGACCTGGACTTCCGGTTCATCCACATCAACGACGCCCTGGCCGACATGAATGGCCTGCCCCGCGAGGCCCACCTGGGCCGCAAGCTGCGGGATGTCCTCCCCGAGCTGTGGCCCTTCGTCGAGCCGCACTACCGTCAGGTGCTGGAGACCGGGCAGCCGGTGCTGAACCTGGAAGTCACCGGGGCCACCCCCAAGGAGGTGGGCGTCTCGCGTCATTTCCAGGTGAACTACTACCCCGTGCGGGAAGGCACCGACGCCGTGCAGGGCATCGGCATCGCCGTGGTGGAGATCACCGAGTCGAAGCGCTCCCACCAGGCGCTGCGCGCGAGCGAGCAGCGCTACCGCTCGCTGGTGGAGGCCATGGCGCAGACGGTGTGGACAACCAATAGCCGTGGCGAGCTGCTGGAGCCCGCCCCGCGCTGGCTGGCCTTCACGGGGCAGACGCATGGAGCGCACCTGGGGCTGGGCTGGCTCGACGCCATCCATCCAAGCGACCGGACGCGCTTCGTGACGGAGTGGGCCGCCGCCCTGGAGACGAGAGACCCGTACCAGGGAGAGCTGAGGCTCGGCTTCCATGACGGCTCCTATCGCGCCGTCGTCGTCCGGAGCGTCCCGGTGTTCGACGACGCGGGCCTGGTCCGCGAGTGGATCTCCACCGCCGAGGATATCACCGAGCGCAAGCACGCCGAGGACGAGCTGCGGCGGACCACGGAGGCGCTGCGGCAGAGCGATCAGCGCTACCGGACCTTCATGTCCCAGAGCACGGAGGGCATCTGGCGGATGGAGATAGCGCCTCCTATCGACACGCAACTGCCCGAGGACGCGCAGGTCCACGCGCTCCTGCGCCAGGGCGCCATCGCCGAGGTGAATGACGTGATGGCCCGCATGACGGGGTGCCAGGCGGCGCGGGAGCTGGTGGGTACCACGCTGCACCAGCTGGTCCTGCGGCTCACGCACTCCGAGGACGCCGTCGATGCGGCGGTCCGGCCCTTCGTCCGCCACGGCTACCGGCTGGAGGATGTGGAGACGCGCCAGGTAGACGCGGACGGGGTGGAGCGCGTGCGTCTGGCCAACCTCATCGGCGTGGTGGAGCAGGGCCGGCTGGTTCGCGTGTGGGGAACCCAGCACGACGTGACGGAGCAGGTGCGGGCGAAGGAGGCCCTGGAGCAGAGCCGCGAGGTGGTGAGGATGCGGGAACATCAGCTCCGCGCCATCACCGACGCGCTCCCGGCCCTGGTGGCCTACGTCGACACCCAGGAGCGCTACGTCTTCTGTAACAGGGCCTTCCAGTCGTGGTTCGGACTCGACCCGGAGGAACTGGCGGGCCAACCCGTGCGCGTCTCGGCCGGGGAGATGGGGTACGCGCACCTGAAGGACTGGATGCGCAAGGCGCTCGCGGGAGAGACGGTCCACTACGAGAGCGCGCTGACCCTTCGCGACGGACGAATGCTGCACGTCCAGTCCACGTACGTGCCCACGCGGACGCCCCAGGGCGCGGTCAAGGGCTTCGTCGCCCTCATCCATGACATCACCGAGCGCAAGCGGGCCGAGGCAGCGGTGGAGGCCGAGCGCGCGCGCCTCTACGACGTCCTCATGAACGTTCCGGCGTCCATCGCCCTGCTGAGCGGGCCCGAGCAGCGCTTCTCCATGCTCAACCCCATCTTCCGACAGCTCGCGAGCGGCATGGACCTGACCGGCCAGTCCCTGCGGGAACTCGTGAAGCGCAACAGGAATGGCGAGGAGTACTCCCGGGCGCTCCAGCAGGTCTACGAGTCTGGCAAGCCGTTCTCCATGAAGGAGCTGTCGATGTGGCTCGACTCCCACGAAGACGGCACGCGACAGGAGCGGTTCTTCAACATCGCCTACCTGCCGCTGCGCGACGCGGATGGGCGGGTGGACTCCGTCATGTCCTACTCCGTGGACGTGACGGCGCAGGTCCAGGCCCGGCGGAAGGTGGAGGAGCTGGCGGCGCACCTGTCCAACCAGCAGCAGTGGTTGGAGTCGGTGCTCGACCGCATCCCGGTTGCGTTCCTGCTGATGGAGCCCGGCACCGGGCGGGCCCTCTTCGCCAACCAGGCCGCGCACCAGATGGCGGGGGGGCGCTTCCCGCTAGGCGTCCCCAGCGAGGACTACGACGGCGCGTACCGGCTCACCGACGAGGCAGGGAACCCCATCCCCACGGACCAGATTCCCGGGGTGCGGGCCTCGCGGGGCGAGCGCTTCCGCCAGATTCCCGTGGTGTGGCATGCCCCCGTCGGCCGGTACTCACTCGTCACCGACTCGGAGCTGCTCCCCGCGATGCACGGCCACCCGGCCACCGTCTTGCTCGCCCTCCAGGACGTGACGCGGCTCAAGCAGACGGAGGCCCGGCTCCAGGAGGCCGTGCGGCTGCGCGACGAGTTCCTCACCGTGGCCTCCCACGAGCTGAAGACGCCGCTCACCCCGCTGCAGATAAAGCTCCAGGGGCTCGCCCGCGAGGCCCGGGCCAAGGTGCCCCTGGCCCGGCTGCGGGAGCGCGTGCTGAGCACCGCGGAGAGCGCCTCGATGCAGGTCCGCAAGCTCACCGCCCTCATCAATGACCTGCTGGACGTCACGCAGCTCACCGGCGAGACGCTGTCCCTCCAGCGGGAGCGGGTGGACCTGGCGGACGTCCTCCACGAAGCAGCGGAGCAGCTCCGCTCCCAGGCCGCCCATGTCGGAAGCGACATCGTCGTCCAGGCCCCGGAGCCCGTGGTGGGCTGGTGGGACCGGCACCGGCTGGAGCAGGTGGTGCGCGGCCTGCTGTCCAACGCCATCAAGTACGGGCCCGGCAGGCCGGTGGTGCTCACGGTGTCGCGGCTGAAGGAGCGGGCCCACCTCACCGTGCGGGACGAGGGCATCGGCATCTCGCCGGAGAACCTCTCCCGCATCTTCGAGAAGTTCGGCCGCGCCGTCTCCGCCCGCAACTACGGGGGGCTGGGGCTGGGCCTCTTCATCAGCCGGTGCATCGTGGAGGCGCACCAGGGCACCCTCCGCGCGGAGAGCCAGCCGGGCCAGGGGGCGACCTTCACCGTGGAGCTGCCGCTTGCCATGGACGGACGGCCCCCGGCGGCGACGATGCACTGA
- a CDS encoding tetratricopeptide repeat protein, whose protein sequence is MRCIDESLFMKLLLGELSPEQTTQVDAHLDTCAACRQLVAQGLRAQNPEKAPDSGREEAASPTREGLSRDAPLEKGTAVGRYLVLEVLGAGAMGVVYSAYDPELDRRVALKLLRAGALALDAERGRAQLMREAQAMARVSHPHVVPIYDVGTFGGQVFLAMEQVEAQTLGTWLKVTARPWRQVLSLFVDAGQGLAAAHAAGVVHGDFKPENLLVGRDGRVHVTDFGLSHLGAPPQGHPPHLNAAPDVTTEFSTRSVMGGTPAYMPPEQLCDGVRAGAGGDQFAFCVTLHEALYGERPFEGRSLSTLKAEVSAGRVRPAPPGTRVPPWLRRVLLRGLSVRPQERFPSMEALLAELQRDPAVRWRRRLALAGGVMLLASAVALTHLVTTRRARACNGTAELSSIWSAEQQGAIESAFLATGRPYAAGAWQRVRRELDAYTAAWATTRTTACEATRVRGGQSEEVLAWRMRCLDGRLADVSALSSLLSQADASMVDEAHRVVKALPPLSSCSEALAPGGPPAPEDAATRERRSTLRDTLARGRALNTTGRYKEGVALVEPVARAAKDAGDRREGAEAALLLGELREGAGDWKGAEAAYFEALDAAEATRQDEVAARAWTRLVRVSTVGLDAYELAARWRNRAAAAIDRLGGGNELLRVNLLTYAGTLLRKQLRFDEALLQQEQALVLVERAFGPDSLEAADVNQELGATRLEQGRLAEARAHTERAVALTRQALGPEHPEVARVQLARVMVLRTQGELAEAETQARDVLATFERTLGPDHPRVYDALNDVASTLVVQQRQAEALPLYERALAIARKTDGPDSLGVAVIHSNLGYLYYHQKKWDEALLHFKTTVALREKLFGAYDAGMVMTLRLISRALNRQERFDESVRYIQRAADIQLMQRDDPKAQWIVVLNDLGSTYLKAGRPAEALAPLERALAGTENARRMPGQRTDSLFLLARALWDAEKDRERALKLGSEARAEAIKDGADSASLLVRLNDWLAKRGVR, encoded by the coding sequence ATGCGCTGCATCGACGAGTCCCTCTTCATGAAGCTGCTGCTGGGCGAGCTGTCGCCCGAGCAGACCACCCAGGTGGATGCCCACCTCGACACCTGCGCCGCGTGCCGGCAGCTGGTGGCCCAGGGGCTGCGCGCGCAGAACCCGGAGAAGGCGCCTGACTCCGGCCGGGAGGAGGCGGCATCCCCCACGCGTGAAGGCCTTTCGCGGGACGCGCCGCTGGAGAAGGGCACCGCCGTCGGCCGCTACCTCGTGCTGGAGGTGCTCGGCGCGGGCGCCATGGGCGTCGTCTACAGCGCGTATGACCCGGAGCTGGACCGGCGCGTGGCCCTCAAGCTGCTGCGCGCGGGAGCGCTGGCCCTGGACGCGGAGCGCGGTCGGGCCCAGCTGATGCGCGAGGCCCAGGCCATGGCCCGCGTCTCGCACCCGCACGTGGTGCCCATCTACGACGTGGGCACCTTCGGCGGGCAGGTCTTCCTCGCCATGGAGCAGGTGGAAGCGCAGACGCTGGGCACGTGGCTGAAGGTCACCGCCCGCCCCTGGCGCCAGGTGCTGTCCCTCTTCGTCGACGCGGGCCAGGGGCTGGCCGCGGCGCATGCGGCGGGCGTGGTGCACGGCGACTTCAAGCCGGAGAACCTCCTTGTCGGCCGCGACGGCCGGGTGCACGTCACCGACTTCGGCCTCTCACACCTGGGCGCGCCCCCTCAGGGACACCCTCCTCACCTGAATGCGGCCCCGGACGTCACCACGGAGTTCTCCACCCGGTCGGTCATGGGCGGCACGCCGGCCTACATGCCGCCGGAGCAGCTCTGTGACGGCGTCCGCGCGGGCGCCGGGGGTGACCAGTTCGCCTTCTGCGTGACGCTCCACGAGGCACTCTATGGAGAGCGCCCCTTCGAGGGCCGCTCCCTGTCCACGCTGAAGGCCGAGGTGAGCGCGGGGCGCGTGCGCCCCGCGCCCCCGGGCACCCGCGTTCCCCCCTGGCTGCGGCGCGTGCTGCTGCGCGGCCTGTCCGTCCGTCCCCAGGAGCGCTTCCCGTCGATGGAAGCCCTGCTGGCCGAACTCCAGCGAGACCCCGCCGTGCGCTGGCGTCGGAGGCTGGCCCTGGCTGGCGGTGTGATGCTGCTGGCCTCCGCCGTGGCCCTCACCCACCTGGTGACCACCCGCCGCGCGCGGGCCTGCAACGGGACGGCGGAGCTGTCGTCCATCTGGAGCGCCGAGCAGCAGGGCGCCATCGAGTCCGCCTTCCTCGCCACCGGCCGTCCCTACGCGGCCGGAGCATGGCAGCGCGTGCGGCGCGAGCTGGACGCCTACACCGCCGCCTGGGCGACGACGCGCACCACCGCCTGCGAGGCCACGCGCGTGCGTGGCGGACAGTCCGAGGAGGTGCTCGCGTGGCGCATGCGCTGCCTCGACGGCCGGCTGGCGGACGTGTCCGCGCTCTCGAGCCTGCTGTCCCAGGCGGATGCGAGCATGGTGGACGAGGCGCACCGCGTGGTGAAGGCGCTGCCGCCGCTATCGAGCTGCTCGGAGGCGCTGGCGCCTGGAGGCCCTCCCGCGCCCGAGGATGCGGCGACGCGCGAGCGGCGGAGCACGCTGCGCGACACGCTGGCGCGCGGGCGCGCGCTGAATACCACCGGACGCTACAAGGAGGGCGTGGCGCTGGTGGAGCCGGTGGCCCGGGCGGCGAAGGACGCGGGGGACCGCCGCGAGGGCGCCGAGGCCGCCCTCCTCCTGGGGGAGCTGCGCGAGGGCGCGGGAGACTGGAAGGGCGCGGAGGCGGCGTACTTCGAGGCCCTGGATGCGGCGGAGGCCACCCGCCAGGACGAGGTCGCCGCCCGGGCCTGGACGCGGCTGGTGCGGGTGTCCACCGTGGGACTGGACGCCTACGAGCTGGCCGCGCGCTGGAGGAACCGCGCCGCCGCCGCCATCGACCGGCTGGGCGGCGGGAATGAACTGCTGCGGGTGAACCTCCTGACGTACGCGGGCACGCTGCTGCGCAAGCAGCTCCGCTTCGACGAAGCGCTGCTACAGCAGGAACAGGCATTGGTGCTGGTGGAGCGCGCCTTCGGCCCGGACAGCCTGGAGGCCGCGGACGTGAACCAGGAGCTGGGGGCCACCCGGCTGGAGCAGGGCCGGCTGGCCGAGGCCCGCGCGCACACGGAGCGGGCGGTGGCGCTGACGCGGCAGGCGCTGGGCCCCGAGCACCCGGAGGTCGCGCGGGTGCAGCTCGCGCGGGTGATGGTGCTGCGGACGCAGGGGGAGCTGGCGGAAGCGGAGACCCAGGCGCGTGACGTGCTGGCGACCTTCGAGCGGACGCTCGGCCCAGACCACCCCCGCGTCTATGACGCGCTCAATGACGTGGCCTCCACACTCGTCGTCCAGCAACGGCAGGCAGAGGCCCTGCCCCTCTATGAGCGCGCGCTTGCCATCGCCCGCAAGACGGACGGGCCGGACAGCCTGGGCGTCGCCGTCATCCACAGCAACCTGGGGTACCTGTACTACCACCAGAAGAAGTGGGACGAGGCCCTGCTCCACTTCAAGACGACGGTAGCCCTTCGCGAGAAGCTGTTCGGCGCGTACGACGCGGGCATGGTGATGACGCTGCGGCTCATCAGCCGCGCGCTGAACCGGCAGGAGCGCTTCGACGAGTCGGTGCGGTACATCCAGCGCGCCGCCGACATCCAGCTCATGCAGCGGGACGACCCCAAGGCCCAGTGGATTGTCGTGCTCAACGACCTGGGGTCCACCTACCTCAAGGCGGGCCGGCCCGCCGAGGCACTCGCCCCGCTGGAGCGGGCCCTGGCCGGCACGGAGAACGCGCGGCGCATGCCGGGCCAGCGGACCGACTCCCTCTTCCTGCTGGCGCGGGCGCTCTGGGACGCGGAGAAGGACCGCGAGCGCGCCCTGAAGCTGGGCTCCGAGGCGAGGGCGGAAGCCATCAAGGACGGGGCGGACTCGGCCAGCCTGCTGGTGCGCCTCAACGACTGGCTCGCCAAGCGGGGCGTGCGCTGA
- a CDS encoding M28 family metallopeptidase produces MSRSRLSRSLAVLSLALATPVLAGAAEDAASTREREAALLVGTLLGGTPMVEDLRSLVDEVGGRATGSDANRRSVEWALERFRAAGVTARAEAFRMPALWLERGATASVQGKSVRFAPRVAAMPFSTATPKGGLSAPLLDVGRGTEADFKRVGAKARGAFLLVETEELRDVDGLFREYSEATDIESRAFAAGVAGVVYMGSRPGNQLYRHNVSTGPKNTRPMMVMERDGAKRALRLLRAGTPLTLNAALDLQTGGPYESRNVIGEIRGTTRPEEVVVLGAHLDSWDLGGGALDNGANVAMLIDVARQLQRLGLKPARTLRFALWNGEEQGMHGSAGYVRTHGAELDGHAMALSVDIGCGRITGFFTNGRPPLVPLVDKALKPVEGLGPFTQVDVPVVGTDNFDFMLHGVANLIANQEAATYGPNYHARSDEFEQCDTRTLRANAAVVGALAWGFANMEERLPRQSRAEVETLIKSTDLGQQMKSFNVWDEWAAGTRGRAPERQAAPTTR; encoded by the coding sequence ATGTCCCGCTCCCGACTGTCGCGCAGCCTCGCCGTGCTGTCCCTTGCCCTGGCCACGCCGGTGCTCGCCGGGGCGGCGGAGGACGCCGCTTCCACGCGGGAGCGCGAGGCCGCGCTGCTCGTAGGCACCCTGCTCGGGGGGACGCCCATGGTGGAGGACCTGCGCTCGCTGGTGGACGAGGTGGGGGGCCGGGCGACGGGCTCGGATGCCAACCGCCGCTCGGTGGAGTGGGCGCTGGAGCGCTTCCGCGCCGCGGGCGTGACGGCGCGCGCGGAGGCCTTCCGCATGCCGGCGCTGTGGCTGGAGCGCGGCGCGACGGCCTCGGTGCAGGGCAAGAGCGTGCGCTTCGCCCCTCGCGTGGCCGCGATGCCCTTCTCCACCGCCACGCCGAAGGGCGGCCTCTCCGCGCCGCTGCTGGACGTGGGGCGAGGCACGGAGGCGGACTTCAAGCGCGTGGGCGCGAAGGCGCGCGGCGCGTTCCTCCTGGTGGAGACGGAGGAGCTGCGCGACGTGGACGGGCTGTTCCGCGAGTACAGCGAGGCGACGGACATCGAGTCCCGCGCCTTCGCCGCGGGCGTGGCCGGCGTCGTCTACATGGGCAGCCGGCCTGGCAACCAGCTCTACCGGCACAACGTCTCCACGGGCCCGAAGAACACCCGTCCCATGATGGTGATGGAGCGGGACGGCGCGAAGCGTGCGCTGCGACTGCTGCGCGCCGGCACGCCGCTCACCCTCAATGCCGCGCTGGACCTCCAGACGGGAGGCCCCTACGAGTCCCGCAACGTCATCGGCGAGATTCGAGGCACCACGCGGCCGGAGGAAGTCGTGGTCCTGGGCGCGCACCTGGACAGCTGGGACCTGGGCGGCGGCGCGCTGGACAACGGCGCCAACGTGGCGATGCTCATCGACGTCGCGCGGCAGCTGCAGCGGTTGGGACTGAAGCCGGCGCGGACCCTCCGCTTCGCCCTGTGGAATGGCGAGGAGCAGGGGATGCACGGCTCGGCGGGCTATGTGCGTACGCACGGGGCGGAGCTGGACGGGCACGCCATGGCGCTCTCGGTGGACATCGGCTGCGGCCGCATCACCGGCTTCTTCACCAACGGCCGGCCGCCGCTGGTGCCGCTGGTGGACAAGGCGCTGAAGCCGGTGGAGGGCCTGGGGCCCTTCACGCAGGTGGACGTGCCGGTGGTGGGCACCGACAACTTCGACTTCATGCTGCACGGCGTGGCCAACCTCATCGCCAACCAGGAGGCGGCCACCTACGGGCCCAACTACCACGCGCGCTCGGACGAGTTCGAGCAGTGCGACACGAGGACGCTGCGCGCCAACGCCGCCGTGGTGGGCGCGCTCGCCTGGGGCTTCGCCAACATGGAGGAGCGGCTGCCCCGCCAGAGCCGCGCCGAGGTGGAGACGCTCATCAAGAGCACCGACCTGGGCCAGCAGATGAAGTCCTTCAACGTCTGGGACGAGTGGGCCGCCGGCACCCGGGGCCGCGCTCCCGAGCGCCAGGCGGCACCCACCACGCGCTGA
- a CDS encoding xanthine dehydrogenase family protein molybdopterin-binding subunit, producing the protein MTQRLQLITRRSFLEGLNLAVGGLTVGLFSAEALADEPSGRMGKKPPTSSPAIEAGTPGLNPNAFVHVAPDGLVTIVCHRSEMGQGIRSSLPVLIADELGADMARVRILQADGHTAYGDQNTDGSNSVRGIYEDMRRAGATARTMLVAAAARRWKVKPEDCEARDHAVFHRGGQRTLGFGELANEASKVAVPEPKAVKLRPKSELRRVGRELPLLDGPAYVNGSAVFGADVKLPGMLIAMIARPAVAGGRVVKYDATKALAVPGVKRVIELPAPKKPFTFQQWGGVAVLAENTWAAMKGRAALDITWDDGENASYDSKKFREELTASVRAPGTPVRNVGDVDAALAGAARVIEAEYYVPHLPHVPMEPIAVLARVDADTCEVWAPTQNPQAAQMVAGGVLGRPPEKMKVHVTFLGGGFGRKSKADYIAEVVWLAREAGVPVRVQWTREDDVRNDYYHSVSLQRLSAGLDASGKVVAWRHRTAFPPIGSTFAPVNRPGDRDLQQGVTDLALGIPNVRAEACEANAHVRIGWLRSVYNIFHAFSVNSFVDELAQARGVDPRDMLLEVLGPPRQASLQELGISKLENYGQPLDKHPVDAGRLRGVIERVTQLSRWDERKKDGRALGLAAHRSFLSYVAVVASVVKDPNGKVRVDEAWIVVDAGTVINPDRVRAQMEGSIIFGMSLALHGEITVKGGAVEQSNFRDFKLVRINEAPRKIHVDIVQSDAAPGGIGEPGVPPVAPAIANAVFALTGTRVRELPIARSLPV; encoded by the coding sequence ATGACCCAGCGGCTCCAGTTGATTACGCGGCGCTCCTTCCTGGAGGGGCTGAACCTGGCGGTGGGCGGTCTCACCGTGGGCCTCTTCTCCGCCGAGGCCCTCGCGGACGAGCCCTCCGGGCGCATGGGGAAGAAGCCCCCCACCAGCTCCCCGGCCATCGAGGCGGGCACCCCGGGGCTCAACCCCAACGCCTTCGTCCACGTGGCGCCGGACGGGCTCGTCACCATCGTCTGCCACCGCTCGGAGATGGGGCAGGGCATCCGCAGCTCGCTGCCGGTGCTCATCGCCGACGAGCTGGGCGCGGACATGGCGCGGGTGCGCATCCTCCAGGCGGACGGCCACACGGCCTACGGCGACCAGAACACCGACGGCTCCAACAGCGTCCGGGGCATCTACGAGGACATGCGCCGCGCCGGCGCCACCGCGCGCACCATGCTGGTGGCCGCCGCCGCCCGGCGCTGGAAGGTGAAGCCCGAGGACTGCGAGGCGAGGGACCACGCCGTGTTCCACCGCGGCGGCCAGCGGACGCTGGGCTTCGGGGAGCTGGCGAACGAGGCGTCGAAGGTGGCCGTGCCGGAGCCGAAGGCCGTCAAGCTCCGGCCGAAGTCGGAGCTGCGCCGCGTGGGCAGGGAGCTTCCGCTGCTGGACGGCCCGGCCTACGTCAATGGCTCCGCGGTGTTCGGGGCGGACGTCAAGCTTCCCGGCATGCTCATCGCCATGATTGCCCGTCCCGCCGTCGCGGGCGGCCGGGTGGTGAAGTACGACGCGACGAAGGCGCTCGCCGTCCCGGGCGTCAAGCGCGTCATCGAGCTGCCGGCGCCGAAGAAGCCCTTCACCTTCCAGCAGTGGGGTGGGGTGGCGGTGCTCGCGGAGAACACCTGGGCGGCGATGAAGGGCCGCGCCGCGCTGGACATCACCTGGGACGACGGGGAGAACGCCTCCTACGACTCGAAGAAGTTCCGCGAGGAGCTGACCGCGTCGGTGCGCGCGCCGGGCACGCCGGTCCGCAACGTGGGCGACGTGGACGCCGCCCTGGCCGGCGCCGCGCGCGTCATCGAGGCCGAGTACTACGTCCCCCACCTCCCGCACGTGCCCATGGAGCCCATCGCCGTGCTGGCGCGGGTGGACGCGGACACCTGCGAGGTCTGGGCCCCCACCCAGAACCCCCAGGCGGCGCAGATGGTGGCGGGGGGCGTGCTCGGGCGTCCGCCGGAGAAGATGAAGGTCCATGTCACCTTCCTGGGCGGCGGCTTCGGCCGGAAGTCGAAGGCGGACTACATCGCCGAGGTGGTGTGGCTGGCCCGCGAGGCGGGCGTCCCCGTGCGCGTGCAGTGGACGCGCGAGGACGACGTCCGCAACGACTACTACCACTCGGTCAGCCTCCAGCGGCTGAGCGCCGGGCTGGACGCGTCCGGCAAGGTCGTCGCGTGGCGGCACCGGACGGCCTTCCCGCCCATCGGCTCCACCTTCGCGCCGGTGAACCGGCCTGGCGACAGGGACCTCCAGCAGGGCGTGACGGACCTGGCGCTCGGCATCCCCAACGTCCGCGCCGAGGCCTGCGAGGCCAACGCCCATGTGCGCATCGGCTGGCTCCGGTCCGTCTACAACATCTTCCACGCCTTCTCGGTCAACTCGTTCGTGGACGAGCTGGCGCAGGCCCGCGGCGTGGATCCACGCGACATGCTGCTGGAGGTGCTGGGTCCGCCCCGCCAGGCGTCGCTGCAGGAGCTGGGCATCTCCAAGCTGGAGAACTACGGCCAGCCGCTGGACAAGCACCCCGTCGACGCGGGGCGCCTGCGGGGCGTCATCGAGCGCGTCACCCAGCTGTCGCGCTGGGACGAGCGGAAGAAGGACGGCCGGGCGCTGGGGCTCGCCGCGCACCGCAGCTTCCTCAGCTACGTGGCCGTCGTCGCGTCGGTGGTGAAGGACCCGAACGGGAAGGTCCGCGTCGACGAGGCGTGGATCGTGGTGGATGCCGGGACGGTCATCAACCCGGACCGCGTGCGCGCGCAGATGGAGGGCTCCATCATCTTCGGCATGAGCCTGGCGCTGCACGGGGAAATCACCGTGAAGGGCGGCGCGGTGGAGCAGTCCAACTTCCGCGACTTCAAGCTGGTGCGCATCAACGAGGCGCCGCGGAAGATTCACGTCGACATCGTCCAGAGCGACGCCGCGCCCGGCGGCATCGGCGAGCCGGGGGTTCCGCCCGTCGCGCCGGCCATCGCCAACGCCGTCTTCGCGCTCACCGGCACCCGCGTGCGGGAGCTGCCCATCGCCCGCTCCCTCCCGGTCTGA